The genomic stretch TGCATAAGAATTACTTGAAGATTTGGCCTACAATGGCTTCAAATGCGCTCCAAAACTCACTTTCGTCCTCCAAACTTTCGTTCTCAGCCAAGTTCAAAAAGATTTGATTCTTCTCGCTATCCTCCGAACTTTTATCCTTAGCCAAGTTCTATGCCGGTTCTAGCGCAACCTGAAAAGTTGGTTGATTAGTTTCTACCGAATCATCGAAACCATAAGAAGGAAATCATATGCGTACCTCTGTCGGTGCAGTCTTTGTTGATGTCTTCTTTTTCTTGGATTTCATGGTTGAGGGGGAACCTGAATCCCGTTTTCGACTTCGAAACGAAGATGGCGTAAAAAATCATCTCGAAATTAGCTTACTCGAGATGGAGAAAAGATTTACCTTTTTATTTTGGGGTTCTTATTCTTTTTTGACATCACCAACATTGAATGAGACTTCAATGGGGTAGTTAAGGCAAGTCTAGTTCCTTCGATGCTCCTACAATCATTCTCTTTCATCAAAGCTTTCGACATGGTTATCCGTAGCTTTGGTTTGAATGTGGCATTAAAAAAAAGCTGTAAAAGCCACAATGGGCCAAAATAAGGTATTTTTTGTTTCTTTTAGGGAGGTGTTTCAGTTTATAGGAAGCGCTACCTATCGATTGATATAAAGTGGCTAAGAGTAATTTTCCAAAAGAGATCTTTCGACCTTCATGGAGTTGGATTGTCAAGGGGACATATTTTTTGACTAATTgtaaataattggaataaaagaaaaagtaAGAAAGCCAAAGAGTCAGAAAAGCTACATGTTCTTGGTTGGAGACTTCTGTAGTCTTTTTCTTATGATGGTCGATGATGCGTTTTTAAAGTTGGGACGTTTGAATATGAACTCATTTATAATTTATATTGTGAGGGTGAAGGTTTCACCTGTAGGTAGAAGTCCCGTGATGGTTGTTACGTCAAACAATGTCGACGTAAGCATTCCACAAGAAAATTGAAATGTGTTGGTAAAACCATCCCAATAGAAGATCGACACAAGCAATATGGCAGGGTTATACTTAGGGCCAATTCTAGATAATTGGATTACGTCGAAAATACCTAGGTATTCCCATTCTTCTTTCCTACTATTTTGGACCTTGTCGGGTCAAGCTATATACTCCTTACTTTGATATAATGGCGTTGATCGGAAAACACACATAGGTGTTTCCATGAAGGTTAGGTCGAGGGAGCATTCTTCGAACGCAGAAGGCATATTGATAGGATAGTATGGGAAAAAGTTTGTCACCTTCCTAGAGTGTGACTTAGCCGTCAGACCTAAGAATGCCAAGAATTTATCAGAGAGGGAGAAAGAAATGAGTACCTGCTTAGCTCATATGGCAATTTTCTCTTTGGCCAATGGTGGTTCAGGTACAAAATCTCTCCCATTGTCATCTTCTGATGTCAGAATCATGAATGCCAAAGGACTTTTTCTAGTGTCCATTTTGAGAGTTGAAGCGGAAGCTACCATGTTTGAGTTTTGAAAAGCTTGGTGCGAGGGAGAAGAGTTTTTATGCATAAAAGAGCACGAAATAGGTATTTATAGAAGGGTTTATCGAGGCTTTTAAAATAGTTTGCGAAGCCATAAACATAGAGCCCACCATAGGCctatttttctctttttttgaaATCAAAGGGGTTTGGAacctcatctgcagtaagaatatcaacttgcaaggcaacctcaatttcagcacaaacagagcaaattttagtttcagtacaaatatcacaagaataaacatcatcaaaaccagacaatgatggaaaatcagatgcaaacaaatcactacaagtatcatcaacaatttcagaaatcaaatctatttgaaaaacagaatgttcttccaagggttgttggtttgatccttgagctcgctgcatggcattcaccaaagtggcaagctgcccaatctgtgtttgcaaagtctttaaagtagaatctacttgttgttgaaactggagattatttgcagccatttgtttgacaatatcttctagtgaaggtccagaaggtgcagagcacacaacctcaaattccttcagatgctcatgcggatcctcacctgcaagaccactaaaccttggaaacaagtgtattaaaccagatttcaattcaaaaggaaccgaaacatcagaatattcaatacaaaagtcattataattaacatcaggagcagcaaactgccttaatgttctttgatcatccatgtaataaaaaaaaacacAGAAATACCAACTATGTCCGAAATAGACAAAAATAAATAGAAAGAagaaaaacgattaaaataaattcagaaaaatacaaaaacaccaaacttaatctaatgacgcgaaataaaaattttgagattttttttggatttttcgacactatgaaaacagtaaaaaattaattaaaaatagaaaaacaaggaATTTGGCAAATTTGACGTCAGAGTCCCTTACTCTTCTAGAGTAACGGAGTATTGATCGCACAATTTTTCTGCTTCCAGTAGGCAAAAAACTTATACAATCAAACACAAATTTTCTAAAAACCGGTTTTTTTTACTCTAGACGCAACTCCGAACGCGAAACTGTAGAAAAATTCGGAAAAATAACAGGAAATTGCAGAACAACAAAACACACAATACTTAAAACTAAACTATTGGCTAATTTGACAAGAATCCCtggcaacgacgccaatttgatccgctgtcgcgcgcagatcaaaaacgagtatttttgacaaaacgtagttagcgacaaattgactcggattatcgttctcacaaggattcttgaatgaattaaccaatgatagtaacgattaatggggttttggttggtttaggattcaattaaaaaaatagattaaaataagtgattattgaaataagttgtAGCAACAATTTATTGATTCagtctttgcctatcatcgactatcgtaattccaaccgcagattaactattcctattcgattataatatcaactgacaagcgcaattgatagtataagttgtatgttcctattatccgaattaagcaaacaagattaagtttcatgaattaagcaaacatgaattaaacggactcgataacgaattaagcaaacgaaatcgtgattatagttaggatcacacaatcaatcagattaaatcaatataacatatgtaaatcggattaagcaaacaaaatacatatattaatattgaaaggaataaaaaacctgaataagaattactaaaatctcaaggtatcggaacccgaatacagcaaattgtttggatcgattagttcttcatgagaattcttccaaagctttcaagtatttcGTGAATCGTCATCCTaatgttatgcggctgctaggtatatggaaaacaaggaatttggtttacaacccaactggatcgaaaacataacccaagcccaaaactaatgacccaaaacttaaataaaactagtgctgcaacttcaacgaattttctggccCTGTTACAGGCTGAATCAACTTTTGACTTCTTcgtgaaagttgtagatctttttcttagaTTTCCAccgactggtagcacgtctcaatccgatacttttagctcaagatatgatttttctcgcgaaagctgctaatgctgaaaattaaatacgaaaattaaataagtgcaaaaataaaataaattatgaaaacacattaaaacataaaaataatcaaagcaaaccgaagaaatgcttaagtacaaacatggaagaacgtgcatcaaaatgcactgatcacaCACATAGGTGTTTCCATGAAGGTTAGGTCGAGGGAGCATTCTTCGAACGCAGAAGGCATATTGATAGGATAGTATGGGAAAAAGTTTGTCACCTTCCTAGAGTGTGACTTAGCCGACAGACCTAAGAATGCCAAGAATTTATCAGAGAGGGAGAAAGAAATGAGTACCTGCTTAGCTCAGATGGCAATTTTCTCTTTGGCCAATGGTGGTTCAGGTACAAAATCTCTCCCATTGTCATCTTCTGATGTCAGAATCATGAATGCCAAAGGACTTTTTCTAGTGTCCATTTTGAGAGTTGAAGCGGAAGCTACCATGTTTGAGTTTTGAAAAGATTGGTGCGAGAGAGAAGAGTTTTTATGCATAAAAGAGCACAAAATAGGTATTTATAGAAACAGTTTCTCTCTAGATATGAGACACATGACAAACACATGTATAACTAAGATGTTTTATTCTTAGGAAGTGAGAGAGTTGATGGGAGTTATTGAAATTGGCAAACCCATTATCTCATAGAAAATATGAGCAATgatgaaattttgaagaaatCAATAGGAGTGAAGAAGATTAAAAAAGAGCACGAAATAGGTATTTATAGAAATAGTTTCTCTCTAGATATGAGACACATGACAAACACATGTATAACTAAGATGTTTTATTCTTAGGAAGTGGGAGAGTTGATGGGAGTTATTGAAATTGGCAAACCCATTATCTCATAGAAAATATGAGCAATgatgaaattttgaagaaatCAATGGGAGTGAAAAAGATTAAAAAAGAGCACGAAATAAGTATTTATAGAAATAGTTTCTCTCTAGATATGAGACACATGACAAACACATGTATAACTAAGATGTTTTATTCTTAGGAAGTGGGAGAGTTGATGGGAGTTATTGAAATTGACAAACCCATTATCTCATAGAAAATAGGAGCAATgatgaaattttgaagaaatCAATGGGAGTAAAGAAGATTAAAAAAGAGCACGAAATAGGTATTTATAGAAATAGTTTCTCTAGATATGAGACACATGACAAACACATGTATAACTAAGATGTTTTATTCTTAGGAAGTGGGAGAGTTGATGGGAGTTATTGAAATTGACAAACCCATTATCTCATAGAAAATAGGAGCAATgatgaaattttgaagaaatgaATTGGAAATAAAAAATTGCATTAAAGTTGTAATGATGACACTAATGTCAGCGGAAAGGTTTGAATAATGTCAAAAATAATGTAAAAAATGCCATTTTTCTTCTTTTGAGTAAAAAGAAAGTCGAAACATGGCATTTTGGGGGACAATTTGTTACCTCGAATTTTCGACACCAACCTTGATTGTAAGAATTTGGAAGTTTTGAAGACTTTGATGATTCAGGTTCTTCTTAAGTCGAAATGGTCATTTGACCATGAGATCAAGCATGCATTTTTGGACAAATGATTTTTGTCAGATGATGTTGCTAACCTTGGTCGAATTTCCAAGCAACTAGAGACCAGAGATTTATTAGTTTTTGGACTTAGTGAAATTCTAAGTATTTATACAAGATGTTACTCCACACGGTCGAACGAGGCAAATGGATAAGATCATACACTTATTCAAGGACACGTGAAAGCTTGTCAAGAGCGAAGATTGCATGTAATCGAAGACCTGGCGTACTTTGCTATGTCGACCGTTGCATACGGCTATGTTAGGACTAATATATAATTAGTGTTCATTTGTAGTTTTAGAATTATGCAATTGTACACAAATTCTGAAAACTCAAAATATCTAAGTGTTAGCTAGAAAAAAATGTTATGGAAATGTATGTATATGCGTTCCGTTTTAAGAACTAATGtttttactttcaagtcatttattgCTTGTTTGAAGTTTATTTTCAAATCTTTTACTTTCGACTTTAAATGTCAACATATTTCAAACTCATGATTTTTGCACAATATGTCATGAGATCTTTTTGAGTTTAATCTCTTAAGTGAAATTAAACTTATTCTTGTTTATCAAAATCCACATTAAACACAGTCAATAATTTATTTGCATAATCACTAAATTAGAATGACTTCTTCACAATACCGTCTTAAAACAATTTATTTCTCTGTATAAGGACATAGTTAAAACAATTTACAAGTATATTATTTTAACTATTTAATTCTTAACCCTTTTTACAAAATTGTATGGCCTTCACGTGCAATTGACAAGGTTGCATGAGCCTAAATCCAGCCTTAACCCTCCGATTAATCCATTATTCATCGATTATAAATCGAACTGCATCAATTCATTATATATTTATTAACTACTGTAGATTTTAATGAATATAAAAAACTATAAATTGTGAAAAGAAATAATTTGACAATAAATAAGAGATGCAAAataattaatgaaaaataaaaaatttaattagAAAAGAAATAATTTATACTCAAAATGAGAATTTCTTTTGATCAACTTATTGAAATGAAATTTTAAAAGAGAGGTGAAAAGaagaattgaaaaaaaaagaaaaagaaaaagaaataaaagaagtgtaaaggaaaataataaataaaagtaatagagaaaaaaaataagaaacagaagaaaaacaaaaaaataaataaatttatttattcatttaaaaaaatggttttaattatttaataaatgATAGAAATAAAACTATTTATACACTTTTTAATATTCTCCCTATAAGAACACTCTTTATATATATTGTAGATTTCATCTCAATTTAGCTGAGTGGTGCCATCCGGCAAGAGAGATTCTGATTTGAAATTTGTATGGTACAGTAGTGTACTGTATCTATTTGATTTATGTTTCTTTTCTTGTTCTGTAATGCGACAACCCTTTCTTTTCCCCACTCCCTCACGCGCTCTCTGACACTCTTCTTACTACCCTTGGGACTTGAGCACTCACCAACCTATCTCTCATTTTTGCCCTAATGTATGTGAACTCTGTAACAAACAAATGCCCGTTGGCTGCATTTGAAACCACTTTATTTCTTTCTCATAGTACAATTTCTCGCACCAATTAAGCTCAAAAAACCCCATTTTATCCTCGCTTTAACTTTTACCTTTTGTCGCTATACCCAAACACACTCTACATTACCGCAAAAGAGGCACAGAGAAAAAAAAACAGCTCAACTCCCAAGTCCCAACCAGAGGCATAGCATTTCATCAATGGCCTCAATGTTGTTGAGACCCATCCTCATCACTCTCTTCACTACTTTCCTCATCTCTCACATTTCAGGTATTCAAAACTCATTTCACTTACTTTCACATTTATTATACATTGTAACATTATGACCTACTCTTTTGTTGTTTAAATTTAACAGTACTGAAGGTATCAGCGGCAACAGTAATATTTTCCAACAAATGTCCGCATCCAGTATGGCCAGCCATCCAGCCCGGCGCAGGAAAGCCCATACTAGCCCGCGGCGGCTTCAACCTCCAGCCTAACAAAGCCTACTCTCTCCAAGTCCCACCTCTCTGGTCAGGCCGTTTCTGGGGCCGTCACGGCTGCACCTTCGACGCATCAGGACACGGCCATTGCGCCACCGGAGACTGCGGCGGATCTCTCTTCTGCAACGGCATCGGAGGAACACCACCAGCGACCCTCGCCGAGTTCACACTCGGGAAAGATCTAGATTTCTACGACGTGAGTCTCGTCGACGGTTACAACTTACCGATTTCCATTACTCCTATAAAGGGATCCGGTAAGTGTAGCAACGCCGGTTGTGTGAGTGATCTGAACTTGATGTGTCCGGTGGGCTTGCAAGTGAGGTCACGCGATAAGCGCGTGGTGGCTTGTAAGAGTGCTTGTTCTGCTTTTAACTCGCCTAGGTATTGCTGTACTGGTAGCTTTGGAAGCCCACAGGCCTGTAAGCCCACTGCTTATTCTAGAATCTTCAAAACTGCTTGCCCAAAAGCCTACTCTTATGCCTATGATGACCCTACCAGTATTGCCACTTGCACCAATGCTAACTATTTGATCACTTTCTGCCCTCATCACCACCGTTGATTTATTACTAGTAGTAGCTTAATGTCATATTGAGTATTAATGTGTTACCGTTAATGTCTTTGTGTTTATTTTATGTGATGATGGATAGTTTATGTTTGGTAGTAGTAGTATATCTACTAGGTCTTTTTTTAATGTAGTACTATATTTAGTAACTCTTATTATTATTTATGGTTGGTTAAAGCTTAATTTGGTTCTTAATTTATCCTTTCTACTAATGGCGGTGGGATTAGATTCGGGATGGTTTTGAATTCACACATTTACTGATACTGGTTATTTGAACTTAAATTACTACTCCATCTgtttataatatatatatatatatatatagtcttAAAATAATTATTCTT from Lathyrus oleraceus cultivar Zhongwan6 chromosome 7, CAAS_Psat_ZW6_1.0, whole genome shotgun sequence encodes the following:
- the LOC127108137 gene encoding thaumatin-like protein; the encoded protein is MASMLLRPILITLFTTFLISHISVLKVSAATVIFSNKCPHPVWPAIQPGAGKPILARGGFNLQPNKAYSLQVPPLWSGRFWGRHGCTFDASGHGHCATGDCGGSLFCNGIGGTPPATLAEFTLGKDLDFYDVSLVDGYNLPISITPIKGSGKCSNAGCVSDLNLMCPVGLQVRSRDKRVVACKSACSAFNSPRYCCTGSFGSPQACKPTAYSRIFKTACPKAYSYAYDDPTSIATCTNANYLITFCPHHHR